DNA from Actinomyces sp. oral taxon 897:
TGCTGGTGGAGGAGGCTCTCATATCGCTCATTGTCGGCGGCGTCATCCGCCTGTGCTGAGGTGGGGCGGGCCCGGCCGACCGCGGCGCCCGCCCCTCTCCGCGAGAACGGTACTTATTGCTCGTGAGAACGGTACTTGTTTCCCGTGAAACCGGTACTTGTTCGTCGCGAGAACGGTACTTGTTTCCCGTGAAACCGGTACTTGTTTGTCGTGAGAACGGTACTTATTGCTCGTGAGAACGGGGTGCTCACAGCAGGCTCCCAGGAATGTCCCGGCCTACGCGGACGCCCGGCTCTTCGGACCCGCTCCCGGTTCTCCACACCACTGCACCGGCCGTCCCACAAGCCTCACCACCCGCCCGGGACCTGCCCCGGTCACCGGAGACGTACCCTAGATGCCCTTCCAGGGTACGTTCTCGGCACACGGGGCACGTCTCCGGCGAACGCAGTCAGATCCCGACGCGAACCAGGTAGGGCAGGCGTCAGAGCTGGCCGGGAGGTTGTGGCCGGGAGGTTGCTGGCCCCGCGCGTCTGCGTCGGTCAGGACACAGGTGCGGCAGGTGCACCGGCGCACCCCCGTTCTCACGACGAACAAGTACCGTTCTCACGACGAACAAGTACCGTTCTCACGACGAACAAGTACCGTTCTCGCGGAAGAGAGAGGGGCGGGCGGAGGGGTGGCTGGGTTCACCGCGCCCGTGAGGGCCTGGGACGACGTCGTCCCGTAGGATCGCGGTAATACCCCGGCGAGGGACACGCGCGTGCGTGCATCCGTGATCGACGTGGTGGTGCCTCAGGGTGCTGCGCGTCCTCGCGCCCCGCCGGACCACCGACCCGCGGGGCCCTCCCCGCGCCGACCCGAGGAGAACCCGTGGCTGACAACGCCATTAAGCTCACCGCCACCAACCGCACCCGCCTGGGCAAGGGCGCCTCCCGCCAGGCCCGCCGTGACGGGCAGGTCCCCGCCGTCGTCTACGGCCACGGCGCTGAGCCCCGTCACCTGCTGCTGGACGAGCACGCCACCCGCATGGCCCTGCGCGGTAACGAGAACGCCCTCATTGAGCTGTCCGTGGAGGGCCAGCCCCTTCTGGTGCTGACCAAGGAGGTCCAGCGCCACCCCATCCGCCCCGGCGTGCAGCACGTGGACTTCCTCCTGGTCAACCGCAACGAGCGCGTCGAGGTCGAGGTGCCGGTGACCGTCATCGGTGAGGCCGTGCCCTCCACCATGCACATTATCGAGCTCGCCCACGTGCTCCTGTCCGCCCCGGTGACCAGCATCCCCGAGACCATTGAGGTAGACGTCACCGGCGTGCAGGCCGGTACCGCCATCCGTGTCGCGGACCTTACCCTGCCCCAGGGCGTGGAGGCGGTCACGGAGGCCGAGACCGACATTGTCAATATCACCGAGGACAACACCGTCGTCGAGGAGACCGAGGCCCCCGCCGACGCTGCCGAGGCCCAGTGAGGGCCTGCCCCGACACCACCTGCCCGGGCGACGCCGTCGCGGCGGGTACGTGCCCAGGCGGTGCCAGCG
Protein-coding regions in this window:
- a CDS encoding 50S ribosomal protein L25/general stress protein Ctc, whose translation is MADNAIKLTATNRTRLGKGASRQARRDGQVPAVVYGHGAEPRHLLLDEHATRMALRGNENALIELSVEGQPLLVLTKEVQRHPIRPGVQHVDFLLVNRNERVEVEVPVTVIGEAVPSTMHIIELAHVLLSAPVTSIPETIEVDVTGVQAGTAIRVADLTLPQGVEAVTEAETDIVNITEDNTVVEETEAPADAAEAQ